The Pseudomonadota bacterium DNA window CCCTGACTAAAAAGGAGGGCAATATGGAAGAGATAGCCGTTGGAAAGGTTGTAGGGTATTTTTCAAAGATTGGGGTTGCTGCAATAAAAATAACGAGCGGGGAGCTTAAAATAGGCGATACAATAAAGATAAAGGGGCATACCACAGATTTTGAACAGGTAGTGGAATCCATTCAGGTGGAGCATGTAAATGTAGAGAAGGTAGAAGTAGGCAAGGATGTGGGTATAAAGGTAAAAGAGAAAGTAAAGGAACATGACACCGTATACCTGCTGAAGGAGTGAATGGTTAAAACATAGGGTATAGGAATGCGGGGTTAATCTTTATCAAGAGCTGGATAATCCTCAAGGAGGGCAAATGGAAGAAAAAGAGCTAAACCAAAGGTTTCATAATATGTTTGAGAAAATAATACCGATCCTTGAAGATATAAAGAAAGGATTCTTTACACAGAATAACACTATCTTAAAGGAATGCGAAAAAAGATTCAGAGAGATACTTAAGTCAGCCCTCCCCTTTGCAGAAAAACTGATTGAAGAAAAAGAAAAGGATGAGGTGGAAAAAAGGTATGTAAATCTTATACTTCCTGTTCAAATGACTGCTTTAGCCTTAGAGAACTTGATCGAGAAAATGCATATAAAGGTTGAATCTCATGTCCTGTTCAGTGAAAAGGCCCTCAACGAAATAAAAGAACTTTTTGCTGTCATGGAATCTCAATTCATAGATACAAAAGACTATATTCTTACCCAAAACCCTCATCTAAAAAATAATATAAAATCAGGCAAGGAGAAAATCATCAGAATGGCTAACGAATATGCCCTCGTGCATGAACAAAGGCTAATTACAGGGGTTTGTATGCCTAAAGCTTCTTACCTGTATATTGATATCACGGATTCTTTAAAAAGGATTACAAGAAGACTCGTCGACTTTGCTGAAAGGGTATAGTGTTGGCAGTATCTCCTGATGTTCTTAAAAAGAAAATAACAGAACAAGAGGTAATAAAAAAGATTTTCAACTATCCCTTTACCGGCATGGTCTACCTTGTCGGAGGTGCTATAAGAGAGCTGCTCTTAGGAAAAATACCAAAAGACTACGATTTTGCCCTTGGAGAACAAAAAGATTTAAAAAGGTTCGAGGAGGCATTTGGAACACCAGCCTTCATGCTCGGAAAAAAACCCATACAGACACACAGGATAGTAATAAAAGATGCCTCCATAGATATTACCTTTTTGAAAAACACCATTGAAGAAGATTTAGCGAGAAGGGATTTTACCATGAACGCAATTGCCTATGATGTGAGAGAAGATAAAATTATCGATACCCTCCATGGGATAGAAGACATTAAAAAAAGGATAATAAAGTATCCTGAAAGGGATACGATAAAAAACGACCCATTAAGAATGCTAAAGGCAATTCGCCATTTCTCAACATTAAAAGGTTTTTCACTGCATAACGAATTAATAGAAACAATCAAGGAGCTTAAACACCTCATTAACCAGACAGCTCCGGAGAGGATAAAATATGAGATGGATTATATAATATCCTCTGAAAATGCCTTCATCGGCATGAAGATGATGGAGCATGTTGGTCTCCTATTTGAAATATTTCCCGAGCTGTACTCCTTAAGACAGATGGATGAAGAAAAGGGGTTTGTCCTTGAGACTTATGGACATACAATCGATGGATTTAAATATTTAAAAAAATATAATCAACCCTATTCACTTGATGAAAAAACATTTAAAAATGTTGGATATGCCCTGCTCTTCCATGACCTGGGAAAGGCTTATACGTTTTCCTGCGATGAGAAAAAGGGGGTGGTTCACTTCTTATACCATGAGAGGTTTTCTAAAGAAATTGCCTCAGTCATCATGGAAAGACTGCGGTTCAGCTCGCAGGAAATTAAGACAATCCTTAAACTCATTGAGAACCACATGAGGATATTTCTCATAAGTAATAAGGAATCGACTGAAAAGGCAACAAGGAGACTGGTTTACAAGATGGGTGAACTTACGCCATCCTTAATCTTACTCACCATATGTGACATGTATGGAAGTTCGGGAGGTAAGAACAACGTTTCTACAAAACAGGTAAAAAGGAGATGTAACGATATCTTTAATGCATATCAAGAATGGAAAAGAAAACCTTTACCAAAGATTATCAATGGCAACGATCTTCTCTCTATTGGTTTTACAGAAGGACCTGTAATAGGGAAGTGCCTCGATGAAATTAGAGAAAAACAGATCTCCGGAGAGATTCAAGAAAAAGAAGTGGCCCTAAATTATGCAAGGACGTTCCTAAAATCGTAACAAAATAAAAACCGTTAGGAAAAATATTTGATTCTAAACATTGTGATGTTTAATTATCTTACCCTCCACCATAAATATTACATCCTCACAGATATTTGTGGAGAGATCTGCTATACGTTCCAGATTGCGGGCAATAATTAGTAAATGCAGGGAACACTCAATTGTTGTAGGGTCTGCACCCATAATCGTGATAAGTTCCCTTAAAATTTTATCCCCTAGTCCATCTACAATGCTGTCTCTTTCGCAGACATTGTGTGCCAGGGCAGCATCTTCATTTATATATGAGGTGATGCTATCCTTCAGCATTTTTATTGAAATCTCTGCCATTCTTGGTATATCAATCAACGGTTTTACAGGGCGACGTTCTATTAAAAAAAGACCACTCTCGGATATATTCACTGCATGATCCGCTACCCTTTCCAGGTCATTATTCATTTTTAATGCCATAAGTATTGCCCTTAGATCTCTTGCCTTGGGCTGATATTGTGCAATCATTGTCGTGCATAGTTCATCTAAAAAAATTTCTATATCATTTGCTCTTGGTTCATCTTTGCCTATTATTTCAGCAAGCAACGCATTGTCTTTTTTTAATAACCCACTTATGCTTTTATCAATCATATTTTCAGCAAGCGTTGCATATTCAATAATTTCTTTCCTGAGGACAATTATCCTTTCTTCTAACACTCTCTTCCTCCTATCCAAATTTACCGGTTAAATATTCCTCTGTTCTTTTATCCTTTGGAACAGTGAACATCTTTTCGGTAAGTCCAAATTCAACCAATTCTCCTAAATATAAAAAAGCGGTATAATCGGAAACCCTTGCAGCCTGGGCAATGTTGTGTGTAACAAGAAGCATAGTGGTGGTTTTTTTCAATTCGACGATCAATTCTTCTATCTGGGTTGTGGATTTTGGGTCTAAGGCTGATGTTGGTTCGTCGAGTAAAAGTATCTCCGGATTCATAGCAAGGGCACGGGCAATACACAACCTTTGCTGCTGTCCGCCCGAAAGAAATGTTCCTTTTCTATAGAGTGAATTTTTTACCTCATCCCATAAGGCTGCGTTTTTCAATGATCGCTCAACAATTTTGTCGAATTCGTCCTTTCCAAGCTTTATCCCGTTCAGTTTGTAACCTGCAATCACATTGTCATATATGCTCATCGTGGGGAAAGGATTTGGTTTCTGAAAGACCATACCTATCTGTCTCCTTAAGATTATGGGCTCCATTTCATAAATGTCCTTATTCTGAAGATAAATCTTACCAGAAACCTTTGTACCAGGAATAAGCTCGTGCATCCTGTTGACACACCTGATAAGTGTAGTTTTTCCACAACCTGAAGGACCCATAAGTGTGGTTACAAGGTTTTTTGAAGTAGAAAGATTAATATCTTTCAATATCTGGTTTTCGCCAAAATAGGCTGAGAAATCCTCAATTCTTAAAATTGTACTTTCCATTTTATTGCTATTCCCCTTGCAATGAGATTAAAACCCAGAACAACAACAACGAGAATAAATGAAGCACCCCATGCAAAGGCATGCCATTCAGGATATGGGCTCATGGCATAGTAAAAAATGCGATAGGGCAGAGAGTCTATGGGTTTTAGAATATTATAGTTCATAAACTGATTTCCGAAGGCAGTAAAAAGAAGTGGCGCTGTTTCCCCTGTAATTCTTGCAACGCTGAGCAATATGCCTGTTAATATGCCGCTTAAGCCTGCCGGCAAAATCACTTTAAGGATCGTCTTATAATAAGGTACTCCGAGGGCAAGGGAGGCCTCCTTCAAGTGATAAGGGATTAATTTAAGGGTTTCTTCTGTGGTTTTTATAATAACTGGCAGCATCATTATTCCAAGGGCAATTCCTCCTGAAAAGGCAGAGAAACTCTGAATGGGAGCAACTATCCATATATATGCAATGATACCTATTACGATTGACGGCGTTCCCTGAAGCACCACAACACAAAGTCTGACAATATTGCAAAGTTTTCCTTCCTTTTTCTCTGACAGATAGATCCCTGCTGTAATGCCAAAGGGGATGGAAAAAACGCTTGAAATTATTATAAGCATGATTGAACCTACGATGGCATTAAAAACACCTCCGCCTGCTTCACCAATAGGACGGGGAAGCTGGGTTAAGAATTCCCAGTTTATTACTGAAATACCATTTTTTGTTATGTAGTAAAGAATAAGAAGTAAGGGCAATAGAGATACAAAAACTAGAAGGGTAACCAAGCTTTTGAAGATTCTGTCTTTTATTATCCTTCCCCTTATATCTGATTTCATTATGTCACCTCTTTTGAAGCTTCAATGCTGACTTTTTTGATGATATAGGTGCCCATTATATTGACAACCATAGTGACAAGAAAGAGTACAAGCCCCACGTACATTAAAGAGGACGCTGTTATGCCTGTTGCCTCTGCAAATTCATTGGCAATAACACTTGCCATAGTATTGGCGGGACTGAATATACTGGTGGGAAGAAAATTACTGTTCCCGATAAGCATTGTGACAGCCATGGTTTCTCCTATTGCCCTCCCTAATGCAAGCAATATACCCGCAATGATTCCGGACCGTGCATAGGGGATGATAATATTTTTTATCACTTCAAATCTTGTTGCACCGAGGGAATAGGCAGCCTCCTTCAAATCAGAAGGAACAAGGGTGATTACCTCCCTCCCGATAGATGCTGAAAAAGGTATTATCATAATCGCAAGTACCAGAGCAGATGTAAGTATCCCCACACCATGAGGTGCTGTACCAAACAGAACCTCAAGTGATCTTACAAACGGCATTAGAAGAAACAAGCCCCACAGGCCATATATAACAGAAGGTATACCAGCGAGTACCTCTATGGAGCTCCGCAAGAACGTGGGAATTGGTCCTTCTTTAAGATATTCACCAAGAAAAATTGAGATGGAGATAGAAAAGGGGATGGAGATCAAAAGTGATAAAAATGAGGTAAGGAGAGTCCCTACGAGAAATGGAAGGGCTCCGAACTTTTCTGCAGAGGCATCCCAGGTCTTTCCAAAAAAGAATTTGAGCCCAAAGGTCTTTATAGATGGTAAAGATGCAATAACCAGCGTTAGAAACACAGCCAGGAGCAATACAACAATTATTATGGCTGAAATGGTAAGAATTTTTGTGAAATTCCGTTCTGATCTATCTACGCTTGTCATATATTACC harbors:
- a CDS encoding HD domain-containing protein; its protein translation is MAVSPDVLKKKITEQEVIKKIFNYPFTGMVYLVGGAIRELLLGKIPKDYDFALGEQKDLKRFEEAFGTPAFMLGKKPIQTHRIVIKDASIDITFLKNTIEEDLARRDFTMNAIAYDVREDKIIDTLHGIEDIKKRIIKYPERDTIKNDPLRMLKAIRHFSTLKGFSLHNELIETIKELKHLINQTAPERIKYEMDYIISSENAFIGMKMMEHVGLLFEIFPELYSLRQMDEEKGFVLETYGHTIDGFKYLKKYNQPYSLDEKTFKNVGYALLFHDLGKAYTFSCDEKKGVVHFLYHERFSKEIASVIMERLRFSSQEIKTILKLIENHMRIFLISNKESTEKATRRLVYKMGELTPSLILLTICDMYGSSGGKNNVSTKQVKRRCNDIFNAYQEWKRKPLPKIINGNDLLSIGFTEGPVIGKCLDEIREKQISGEIQEKEVALNYARTFLKS
- the pstC gene encoding phosphate ABC transporter permease subunit PstC, which codes for MTSVDRSERNFTKILTISAIIIVVLLLAVFLTLVIASLPSIKTFGLKFFFGKTWDASAEKFGALPFLVGTLLTSFLSLLISIPFSISISIFLGEYLKEGPIPTFLRSSIEVLAGIPSVIYGLWGLFLLMPFVRSLEVLFGTAPHGVGILTSALVLAIMIIPFSASIGREVITLVPSDLKEAAYSLGATRFEVIKNIIIPYARSGIIAGILLALGRAIGETMAVTMLIGNSNFLPTSIFSPANTMASVIANEFAEATGITASSLMYVGLVLFLVTMVVNIMGTYIIKKVSIEASKEVT
- the phoU gene encoding phosphate signaling complex protein PhoU; its protein translation is MLEERIIVLRKEIIEYATLAENMIDKSISGLLKKDNALLAEIIGKDEPRANDIEIFLDELCTTMIAQYQPKARDLRAILMALKMNNDLERVADHAVNISESGLFLIERRPVKPLIDIPRMAEISIKMLKDSITSYINEDAALAHNVCERDSIVDGLGDKILRELITIMGADPTTIECSLHLLIIARNLERIADLSTNICEDVIFMVEGKIIKHHNV
- the pstA gene encoding phosphate ABC transporter permease PstA, yielding MKSDIRGRIIKDRIFKSLVTLLVFVSLLPLLLILYYITKNGISVINWEFLTQLPRPIGEAGGGVFNAIVGSIMLIIISSVFSIPFGITAGIYLSEKKEGKLCNIVRLCVVVLQGTPSIVIGIIAYIWIVAPIQSFSAFSGGIALGIMMLPVIIKTTEETLKLIPYHLKEASLALGVPYYKTILKVILPAGLSGILTGILLSVARITGETAPLLFTAFGNQFMNYNILKPIDSLPYRIFYYAMSPYPEWHAFAWGASFILVVVVLGFNLIARGIAIKWKVQF
- the pstB gene encoding phosphate ABC transporter ATP-binding protein PstB yields the protein MESTILRIEDFSAYFGENQILKDINLSTSKNLVTTLMGPSGCGKTTLIRCVNRMHELIPGTKVSGKIYLQNKDIYEMEPIILRRQIGMVFQKPNPFPTMSIYDNVIAGYKLNGIKLGKDEFDKIVERSLKNAALWDEVKNSLYRKGTFLSGGQQQRLCIARALAMNPEILLLDEPTSALDPKSTTQIEELIVELKKTTTMLLVTHNIAQAARVSDYTAFLYLGELVEFGLTEKMFTVPKDKRTEEYLTGKFG
- a CDS encoding translation elongation factor-like protein is translated as MTKKEGNMEEIAVGKVVGYFSKIGVAAIKITSGELKIGDTIKIKGHTTDFEQVVESIQVEHVNVEKVEVGKDVGIKVKEKVKEHDTVYLLKE